The proteins below come from a single Paraburkholderia flagellata genomic window:
- a CDS encoding DUF2471 family protein yields MSLPPELPREHDLAALRFQAAARDLELIVRNIAQRYIARQVPLTWRLLHAIEAEALADLGFASRHDALMLGLFQRPGDLAWPETDETVDFGQSNALPAVFAFAVSAYERAAHCAEESRRHTRRKDAVWRARAWGG; encoded by the coding sequence ATGTCCCTCCCACCCGAACTGCCGCGCGAGCACGATCTGGCGGCCTTGCGCTTTCAGGCCGCCGCACGCGACCTCGAACTCATCGTCCGCAACATCGCGCAGCGCTATATCGCGCGCCAGGTGCCGCTCACCTGGCGCCTGCTGCATGCCATCGAGGCAGAAGCGCTAGCGGATCTCGGCTTCGCCAGCCGCCACGACGCCCTCATGCTTGGCCTCTTTCAACGGCCGGGCGACCTTGCCTGGCCGGAAACCGACGAGACCGTCGACTTCGGGCAATCCAACGCGCTGCCGGCCGTATTCGCATTCGCGGTCTCGGCCTATGAACGTGCCGCGCACTGCGCGGAGGAATCGCGCCGACACACAAGACGCAAGGACGCTGTGTGGCGCGCGAGGGCCTGGGGTGGTTGA
- a CDS encoding helix-turn-helix domain-containing protein, translating to MASTRKPRATPANALPDAPASAAAGALPASAVPATAPPRVGEQIQRLRAERKMTLDDLSRAAGVSKSMLSEIERDKANPTIAVAWRLTNALGVKLDSLFAAPKAPEAIAVAGPHDIPTLHGHDAGYQLRVWGPIELAGNFEWYELTLKPGGALVSAAHEPGTREHLTVLQGSIEVEAAGATQRLKAADTARYIADQPHAIRNAGKGEARALLVVIHG from the coding sequence ATGGCAAGCACCCGCAAACCACGCGCCACCCCGGCGAACGCCCTTCCTGACGCGCCCGCATCGGCTGCCGCTGGCGCACTGCCTGCATCGGCCGTACCCGCCACCGCGCCGCCGCGCGTGGGCGAGCAGATCCAGCGACTGCGCGCCGAGCGCAAGATGACGCTCGACGACCTCTCGCGCGCGGCGGGCGTCTCAAAATCCATGCTATCGGAAATCGAGCGCGACAAGGCGAACCCGACCATTGCTGTGGCCTGGCGGCTCACGAATGCGCTGGGCGTCAAGCTCGATTCTCTGTTTGCCGCCCCGAAGGCGCCCGAGGCAATCGCGGTCGCTGGGCCGCACGACATCCCGACGCTGCACGGTCACGACGCCGGTTACCAGTTGCGCGTATGGGGGCCGATCGAGCTAGCCGGCAACTTCGAATGGTATGAGCTGACGCTCAAACCCGGCGGGGCGCTGGTTTCGGCCGCACACGAACCGGGCACGCGCGAGCATCTCACGGTGCTGCAGGGGAGCATCGAGGTCGAAGCGGCAGGCGCCACACAGCGCCTGAAGGCCGCGGACACGGCGCGCTATATCGCCGACCAGCCGCATGCGATCCGCAACGCAGGCAAGGGCGAGGCGCGCGCGCTGCTGGTGGTGATTCACGGCTGA
- a CDS encoding glycine C-acetyltransferase — translation MRTPYLDHLRATLDQIRADGFYKNERVIATPQSADIRLADGSDVLNFCANNYLGLANDARLIAAAKDGLERDGFGMASVRFICGTQTVHKQLESALATFLQTEDCILYSSCFDANGGLFETLLGEDDAIISDELNHASIIDGVRLSKARRYRYKNNDLSDLEAKLKEADEAGARYKLIATDGVFSMDGIIADLKGICDLADRYDALVMVDDSHAVGFIGEHGRGTPEHCGVLQRVDIITGTLGKALGGASGGYVAAKQEVIDLLRQRSRPYLFSNTLTPSIAAASLAVLELIASDEGAQLRRRVRENGAQFRRDMSALGFALVPGEHPIIPVMLGDAQVATKMADALLHEGVYVIGFSYPVVPKGRARIRTQMSAAHTPEQIGRAVEAFARTGKQLGVI, via the coding sequence ATGCGTACCCCGTATCTCGACCACCTACGCGCGACGCTCGACCAGATCCGCGCAGATGGCTTCTACAAGAACGAGCGCGTGATCGCCACGCCGCAGTCGGCCGACATCCGGCTCGCGGACGGCAGCGACGTGCTCAACTTCTGCGCGAACAACTACCTCGGCCTCGCCAACGACGCGCGCCTCATCGCCGCCGCGAAAGACGGTCTCGAGCGCGACGGTTTCGGCATGGCGTCGGTGCGTTTCATCTGCGGCACGCAAACCGTGCACAAGCAACTCGAAAGCGCGCTTGCCACGTTCCTGCAAACCGAAGACTGCATCCTCTATTCCAGCTGTTTCGACGCAAACGGCGGCCTTTTCGAAACGCTGCTCGGCGAAGACGACGCCATCATCAGCGACGAACTCAACCACGCGAGCATCATCGACGGCGTGCGCCTTTCGAAAGCGCGCCGCTATCGCTACAAGAACAACGATCTTTCGGATCTCGAAGCAAAGCTGAAAGAAGCCGACGAAGCCGGCGCACGCTACAAGCTCATCGCCACCGACGGCGTGTTCTCGATGGACGGCATCATTGCCGATCTCAAGGGCATCTGCGATCTCGCGGACCGCTATGACGCACTCGTGATGGTCGACGACTCGCATGCGGTGGGCTTCATCGGCGAGCATGGGCGCGGAACGCCCGAGCACTGCGGCGTCCTTCAGCGCGTGGACATCATCACCGGCACGCTAGGCAAAGCGCTGGGCGGCGCATCGGGCGGCTATGTCGCGGCGAAGCAGGAAGTGATCGATCTGCTGCGCCAGCGCTCACGTCCGTATCTTTTCTCGAACACGCTTACGCCGAGCATTGCGGCCGCTTCGCTTGCTGTGCTCGAACTGATTGCGAGCGACGAGGGCGCGCAACTGCGCCGCCGCGTGCGCGAGAATGGCGCTCAGTTTCGCCGCGATATGAGCGCGCTCGGCTTCGCGCTCGTGCCCGGCGAGCACCCGATCATTCCCGTGATGCTGGGCGACGCCCAGGTCGCCACGAAAATGGCCGACGCGCTCCTGCACGAGGGCGTCTACGTCATCGGTTTTTCGTATCCCGTCGTGCCAAAGGGCCGCGCGCGCATTCGCACGCAGATGAGCGCTGCGCACACGCCCGAGCAGATCGGGCGCGCCGTAGAGGCGTTTGCGCGCACAGGCAAGCAGCTCGGCGTGATTTAA
- the tdh gene encoding L-threonine 3-dehydrogenase, with amino-acid sequence MKALAKLERAPGLTLTRVKKPEVGHNDVMIKIRKTAICGTDIHIWKWDDWAQKTIPVPMHVGHEYVGEIVEMGQEVRGFQIGDRVSGEGHITCGFCRNCRAGRRHLCRNTTGVGVNREGAFAEYLVIPAFNAFKIPPEISDDLAAIFDPFGNATHTALSFNLVGEDVLITGAGPIGIMAVAIAKHVGARNVVITDVNDYRLELARKMGATRAVNVSRESLRDVMNDLHMTEGFDVGLEMSGVPSAFTALLESMNHGGKVALLGIPPAQTAIDWNQVIFKGLEIKGIYGREMFETWYKMVAMLQSGLDLSPLITHRFNVDDYEKGFAAMLSGESGKVILDWTAA; translated from the coding sequence ATGAAAGCACTTGCCAAACTCGAACGCGCGCCTGGCCTCACGCTCACGCGCGTGAAGAAGCCCGAAGTCGGGCATAACGACGTGATGATCAAGATCCGCAAAACGGCGATCTGCGGCACGGACATCCACATATGGAAATGGGACGACTGGGCGCAGAAAACCATTCCGGTGCCGATGCACGTGGGCCACGAATACGTGGGTGAGATCGTCGAGATGGGCCAGGAGGTGCGCGGCTTCCAGATTGGCGACCGCGTGTCGGGCGAAGGGCACATCACCTGCGGCTTTTGCCGCAACTGCCGCGCGGGGCGGCGCCACCTGTGCCGCAACACGACGGGCGTGGGCGTGAACCGCGAAGGTGCGTTCGCCGAATATCTCGTGATTCCGGCCTTCAACGCGTTCAAGATTCCGCCCGAGATTTCCGACGATCTCGCGGCGATCTTCGATCCGTTCGGCAATGCCACGCACACGGCGCTTTCGTTCAACCTCGTGGGCGAGGACGTGTTGATTACCGGCGCGGGGCCGATCGGCATCATGGCCGTGGCGATCGCGAAGCACGTGGGCGCGCGCAATGTCGTCATTACGGACGTCAACGACTACCGGCTCGAACTCGCACGCAAGATGGGCGCGACGCGCGCGGTGAACGTTTCGCGCGAATCGCTGCGCGATGTGATGAACGACCTGCACATGACCGAAGGCTTCGACGTGGGTCTCGAGATGTCGGGTGTGCCGAGTGCGTTCACGGCGCTGCTCGAGTCGATGAACCACGGCGGCAAGGTCGCGCTGCTCGGCATTCCGCCCGCGCAAACCGCCATCGACTGGAACCAGGTGATCTTCAAGGGGCTGGAAATCAAGGGCATTTACGGCCGCGAGATGTTCGAGACCTGGTACAAGATGGTCGCGATGCTGCAGAGCGGGCTCGATCTTTCGCCCCTCATCACGCACCGCTTTAACGTGGACGACTACGAGAAGGGTTTCGCGGCCATGCTCTCGGGTGAGAGCGGCAAGGTGATTCTCGATTGGACCGCGGCCTGA